In Arachis hypogaea cultivar Tifrunner chromosome 17, arahy.Tifrunner.gnm2.J5K5, whole genome shotgun sequence, a single window of DNA contains:
- the LOC112766316 gene encoding pumilio homolog 2, with protein MVSDGYSMMSDVVIRSMPKSPEYLGVLMRRQQEEAAERERELARLRSGSAPPTVEGSLASAAAAAGFGAGGGGGGRYFGSEEELRADPAYANYYYSSSNLNPRLPPPLVSKEDWRFAQRLKGNGGRRGGGGDVEGDRSLFSVQPGGFEGKEETVIKPRNGAVEWGGGGGGNGLIRLGLGSRQRSITELLQDELNNATSASKHPQRLPSRNAFDDIAENSETHFAYLHQELDALQSGGNKQGISASQNHVGLASQSYAAALGASLSRSTTPDAQLLPRATSPCLPPIGDGRSSTADKRSSNGHNSFNGVSSSANEHADLVSALASMNMSSHDTIDDEKHPKSPRHNESDYIHNVKKHSFLNKPDSLRESFGLDLSNTSVYANANEQLEPRKVGGVSVNSHLRGHSASTLTSRGTSPAQYQNLDDLNTSYPNYGMSGYSVNPPSPSMMASQLGNGNLPPFFENAAAVSALGVNAMDFRSLGGRGATLDPLLPASELQNASRLGRQAAGSTHQLPLMDPLYYQYLRTGEVAAAAQLAALNDSAINRERNVLEKAYLESLLASQKSQFAVPYLGKSASLNHNSYGSPSYGMGMSYPGSPLAGSVFPNSLYGSASPMSQSERSMRLPGMRNVAGGFMGAWNTDAVGNLDEKFASSLLDEFKSNKTKCFELSEISGHVVEFSADQYGSRFIQQKLETASMDEKNMVFHEIMPEAFVLMTDVFGNYVIQKFFEHGTAAQIRELADQVTGNVLTLSLQMYGCRVIQKAIEVVEVDQQTQMVAELDGHIMRCVRDQNGNHVIQKCIECVPENAIQFIVSTFYDQVVALSTHPYGCRVIQRVLEYCHDPKTQQIMMDEILQSVCMLAQDQYGNYVVQHVLEHGKPHERSSIIKKLTGQIVQMSQQKFASNVIEKCLTFGTPTERQVLVNEMLGSTDENEPLQVMMKDQFANYVVQKVLETCDDQQLELILNRIKVHLNALKKYTYGKHIVARVEKLVAAGERRISVLTLNPAQVV; from the exons ATGGTGAGTGACGGTTACTCGATGATGTCTGACGTGGTGATTCGATCTATGCCGAAGAGTCCTGAATATTTAGGGGTTTTGATGAGGCGGCAGCAAGAAGAGGCcgcagagagggagagggagctaGCAAGGTTGCGGAGTGGTTCAGCGCCGCCCACTGTTGAAGGTTCGCTTGCCTCTGCGGCTGCGGCTGCAGGGTTTGGTGCTGGGGGCGGCGGTGGAGGGAGGTATTTTGGAAGCGAGGAGGAGCTTCGTGCTGATCCGGCCTATGCAAATTATTACTACTCTAGTTCTAATCTGAACCCTCGACTGCCACCACCGCTAGTGTCCAAGGAGGACTGGCGGTTTGCGCAGCGGTTAAAGGGTAATGGTGGGAGgagaggtggtggtggtgatgtagAGGGTGATAGGTCCTTATTCTCGGTGCAGCCTGGTGGGTTTGAGGGGAAGGAGGAGACAGTAATTAAGCCGAGGAATGGTGCAGTGGAGTGGGGCGGCGGAGGTGGCGGCAATGGCCTGATCCGATTGGGACTTGGGAGTAGGCAGAGGAGCATTACTGAACTCCTTCAG GATGAGTTAAATAATGCTACATCGGCTTCTAAGCATCCTCAGCGGCTTCCTAGCCGCAATGCGTTTGATGACATTGCTGAAAATTCCGAAACCCATTTTGCCTATCTGCATCAAGAATTGGATGCTTTGCAATCTGGAGGAAATAAGCAAGGCATCTCTGCTTCGCAAAATCATGTTGGTTTAGCATCTCAATCTTATGCTGCTGCCTTAGGAGCCTCGTTGTCAAGGAGCACAACCCCTGATGCTCAACTTCTACCTAGAGCCACTAGTCCTTGCCTTCCACCCATTGGTGATGGTAGGTCCAGCACTGCAGATAAAAGAAGTTCCAACGGTCATAACTCATTTAATGGTGTCTCATCGAGTGCAAATGAGCATGCAGATCTGGTGTCTGCTTTGGCTAGCATGAATATGTCTTCACATGACACAATAGATGATGAGAAGCATCCTAAATCACCAAGGCACAATGAATCAGATTATATTCATAATGTTAAAAAGCACTCGTTCCTAAACAAGCCTGATTCTTTGCGTGAAAGTTTTGGACTGGATTTGAGTAACACTTCAGTATATGCAAATGCAAATGAACAGTTGGAACCTCGTAAGGTTGGTGGAGTATCTGTTAATTCACACCTAAGAGGTCATTCGGCGTCAACTCTTACTAGCAGAGGTACTTCACCTGCCCAATATCAGAATCTTGATGACTTGAATACCTCGTATCCTAATTATGGCATGAGCGGGTATTCTGTTAATCCTCCATCACCATCCATGATGGCGAGCCAGCTCGGTAATGGCAACTTGCCTCCCTTTTTTGAAAATGCTGCAGCAGTGTCTGCACTGGGAGTGAATGCCATGGACTTTAGATCCTTGGGTGGAAGAGGGGCAACTTTAGATCCTTTGTTGCCTGCATCCGAGTTACAGAATGCAAGCAGGTTGGGAAGGCAGGCTGCAGGTAGCACTCATCAGCTGCCTTTGATGGATCCTTTGTATTATCAATATCTGAGAACCGGGGAAGTTGCTGCTGCAGCACAGCTTGCAGCCCTTAATGATTCTGCAATAAATAGGGAGCGCAATGTACTCGAAAAGGCTTATTTAGAATCATTGTTAGCCTCTCAAAAATCACAATTTGCTGTTCCTTACCTAGGCAAATCAGCTAGTTTGAACCACAACTCATATGGAAGTCCATCATATGGTATGGGCATGTCATATCCAGGAAGTCCACTCGCTGGTTCTGTTTTCCCGAACTCCCTCTATGGGTCGGCTAGTCCTATGAGCCAAAGTGAACGGAGTATGCGCTTACCTGGGATGAGGAATGTGGCTGGCGGTTTCATGGGAGCCTGGAATACAGATGCTGTCGGCAACTTGGATGAGAAGTTTGCATCCTCCTTGCTGGATGAATTCAAAAGTAATAAAACCAAATGCTTTGAGCTTTCAGAAATTTCTGGCCATGTTGTTGAGTTCAG TGCTGATCAATATGGAAGCCGTTTTATTCAGCAGAAACTTGAGACAGCCTCAATGGATGAGAAAAATATGGTTTTCCATGAAATCATGCCAGAGGCTTTTGTTCTGATGACTGATGTCTTTGGTAATTATGTGATCCAGAAG TTTTTTGAGCATGGCACAGCGGCACAAATAAGGGAATTGGCTGACCAAGTTACTGGTAATGTGCTGACCCTAAGTCTTCAAATGTACGGCTGCCGAGTTATCCAAAAG GCTATAGAAGTTGTTGAGGTAGATCAGCAGACTCAAATGGTGGCAGAGCTGGATGGTCATATTATGCGCTGTGTGCGTGATCAAAATGGGAACCATGTCATCCAGAAGTGTATTGAATGCGTACCTGAAAATGCAATCCAATTTATTGTTTCAACATTTTATGACCAAGTTGTGGCATTGTCAACTCATCCATATGGTTGCCGTGTTATTCAG AGAGTCTTGGAATATTGCCATGATCCCAAAACACAGCAGATTATGATGGATGAGATTTTGCAGTCTGTTTGCATGTTAGCACAAGATCAATATGGGAACTATGTTGTACAG CATGTGCTGGAGCACGGCAAGCCACATGAACGTTCATCTATAATAAAGAAACTAACGGGACAGATAGTGCAAATGAGCCAGCAGAAGTTTGCATCTAATGTTATTGAGAAGTGTCTTACTTTTGGGACACCGACAGAACGCCAAGTCCTTGTGAATGAGATGCTTGGCTCCACCGATGAGAATGAACCCCTTCAG gtTATGATGAAGGATCAATTTGCAAATTACGTTGTACAAAAAGTACTAGAAACTTGTGATGACCAGCAACTTGAGCTAATCTTGAATCGAATAAAGGTTCACCTCAATGCTTTGAAGAAATATACCTATGGAAAGCACATTGTCGCCCGCGTAGAGAAATTGGTTGCTGCTGGAG AGAGGAGAATCAGTGTTCTGACTCTAAATCCTGCACAGGTGGTATAG